A stretch of DNA from Paenibacillus sp. FSL W8-0186:
CAAGAAATTCCATGGCTTGTTAAAATGCGGCTGGAAGAAGAAATCGACGAATGCGAGCTCTTCCATTTTCATATCGTTCTGAATGCAGACCGAAATGGTATTGATCGCTTGCGTCAAATCCACCTTCGACATGATTTGTGCGCCGAGAATGCGGTTTGTTCCTTGCTCGTATACGAGCTTCAGTGTAACCTTCTCATGGGTCGGCATGAATTCCGGACGGTAGCTGTCAGTCACCAGTACCGAGTCTGCTTCAAGCCCGGCTTCCCTGGCTGCCGACTCCGTCAGACCGGTTGCCGCAATGTTATTCTCGTAAATTTTAATGCCCGAGGTTCCCTGGGTTCCTAGGTATTTCACTGTCGGGGTCAACAAATTGCGCGCCGCTAATGTTCCCATACGCACGGCGTTCGTGGCAAGTGGAATATAGGCATGGCTTTTAAGCGGATTATAATATACCGCGCAGCTATCGCCTGCCGCAAACACATCATTTTTGCTCGTTCGCATGTATTCGTCCACGATAATTGCCCCGTTGTCCAGCATATCGACTTGGCCTTTCAGCAGCTCTGTATTCGGTTTGAAGCCGATGCAGAGAATAACGACGTCTGCAGCATACCGGCCATGATCGGTGATTACAGCATTCACTCGACCTTCCTCGCCTTCAAAACGTACGACCTTCTCGCCTAGCGCCAGAGCAATCCCGCGTTCACGCAGGGTATCCTCAATAACGTCCGTG
This window harbors:
- a CDS encoding FAD-dependent oxidoreductase, with product MRVAVIGCTHAGTAAIVNTAKLYPEAEITVYERNDNISFLSCGIALYVGGVVKDPQGLFYSSPEQLAELGVKTKMLHEVTAVDTDRKQLTARNLQTGEEFADHFDKLIVTTGSWPVVPRFPGIELDNIILSKNFNHSNMIIEKGKEAQNIVVVGAGYIGIELVEAFQMNGKNVTLIDAEERILSKYLDAEYTDVIEDTLRERGIALALGEKVVRFEGEEGRVNAVITDHGRYAADVVILCIGFKPNTELLKGQVDMLDNGAIIVDEYMRTSKNDVFAAGDSCAVYYNPLKSHAYIPLATNAVRMGTLAARNLLTPTVKYLGTQGTSGIKIYENNIAATGLTESAAREAGLEADSVLVTDSYRPEFMPTHEKVTLKLVYEQGTNRILGAQIMSKVDLTQAINTISVCIQNDMKMEELAFVDFFFQPHFNKPWNFLNSAGLQVLPEVPAQEIVHV